The DNA window CCGCTCGCCCCATGGTTCCCTCCCTCCACGGCCACGCCGATGTGCTGCCTGTGCTTGACAGTGCAAGCTGCGGACAGGCAGCATCCCGCAGACGCGTTCTGCCGATTATAGGCAGGTGCGCCGGAGGCGGTACATGCCCGACCTGTGGCCGACGGATTACGTGCCGCACATGATGAATCCCGCCCCGCTGCTAAGACCCGGAGGTCCGAAAATGCTGAAGGAATTCAAGGAATTCGCCCTGCGCGGAAACGTGCTCGACATGGCCATCGGCATCATCCTGGGGGTGGCCTTCGGCCGCATCGTCACCTCGTTCGTAGAGGACATCCTCATGCCGCCGCTGGGCCTGCTGCTGGGCAAAGTGGACTTCTCCAACCTGTTCTTCAGCCTGACCGGCAAGCACTTCGACACCATCGCGGCGGCCAAGGCGGCGGGCGCGCCCACGCTGAACTACGGGTTGTTCGTGAACCACGTCTTCAACTTCCTGATCGTGGCCTTCGCCATCTTCCTGCTGGTGCGGCAGGTGAACCGGCTGAAGCGTCCGGCGCCGGCCGCCGAACCGACCACGCGGGAGTGCCCGCTGTGTCTGTCGGCGATCCCCATCAAGGCGACCCGCTGCGCGCACTGCACCTCGGAGGTAAAGCCGGCGGTGGCGGGGGCGTAGGCCAGAGTGGGCGCAGGCGGAGATAACCATGTGGTTAACAGCGGCGCGCACCAATCCGATTTGACTCCACT is part of the Terriglobales bacterium genome and encodes:
- the mscL gene encoding large-conductance mechanosensitive channel protein MscL; protein product: MPDLWPTDYVPHMMNPAPLLRPGGPKMLKEFKEFALRGNVLDMAIGIILGVAFGRIVTSFVEDILMPPLGLLLGKVDFSNLFFSLTGKHFDTIAAAKAAGAPTLNYGLFVNHVFNFLIVAFAIFLLVRQVNRLKRPAPAAEPTTRECPLCLSAIPIKATRCAHCTSEVKPAVAGA